Proteins encoded by one window of Hafnia alvei:
- the minE gene encoding cell division topological specificity factor MinE: MALLDFFLSRKKPTANIAKERLQIIVAERRRGDSEPQYLPQLKRDILAVICKYVQIDPEMLTVQFEQKGDDISVLELNVTLPEAEEAEEAAK; this comes from the coding sequence ATGGCATTACTTGATTTCTTCCTGTCGCGCAAAAAGCCGACAGCCAATATAGCCAAGGAACGGCTGCAAATTATTGTTGCGGAGCGACGTCGCGGTGATAGTGAGCCACAATATTTGCCCCAGTTAAAACGAGATATCTTGGCTGTAATCTGCAAATACGTGCAGATAGATCCAGAAATGCTGACGGTACAGTTTGAACAAAAAGGCGATGATATTTCGGTATTAGAGCTTAATGTGACCTTGCCTGAAGCAGAAGAAGCAGAAGAAGCAGCTAAATGA
- the rnd gene encoding ribonuclease D: MNYQLITTSSELKQVCEQASRHTYIALDTEFVRTRTYYPQLGLIQLFDGETLSLIDPLPITDWQPFVELLKNPDVTKLLHAGSEDLEVFIHDFQTLPTPMIDTQILAAFTGRPLSCGFAAMVNEYLQVELDKSESRTDWLARPLTERQCEYAAADVFYLLPLAHKLIAEVAEAGWTDAANDECLALCRRRQEVVDPALAYRDITNAWQLRTRQLACLQKLAEWRINQARQRDMAVNFVVREENLWQVARYLPTSQGELGELGLSGPEIRFHGKTLVAMVAESANIPESEWPQPVERLVDHSGYKHAFKELKAVVQNAAERSGLTAELIASRRQINALLSWHWKLKAEQPDLLVGWRADLLGEQVRAILATL; encoded by the coding sequence TTGAATTATCAGTTGATTACCACCAGTAGCGAACTTAAGCAGGTTTGCGAGCAAGCAAGCCGCCACACTTACATTGCGCTAGACACCGAATTTGTTCGTACCCGCACCTACTATCCTCAGTTAGGCCTAATTCAGCTTTTTGATGGCGAAACGCTGTCGCTGATCGACCCGTTGCCAATTACCGACTGGCAGCCCTTCGTTGAACTGCTGAAAAATCCCGACGTCACAAAGTTACTGCATGCGGGTAGCGAAGATCTGGAGGTTTTTATCCATGATTTTCAGACGCTGCCAACGCCAATGATCGATACGCAGATTTTAGCTGCCTTTACGGGTCGCCCGCTTTCCTGTGGGTTTGCCGCGATGGTGAATGAGTATTTACAGGTTGAATTAGACAAAAGCGAATCCCGCACTGACTGGTTAGCGCGTCCACTAACCGAGCGCCAATGTGAGTACGCTGCCGCTGATGTGTTCTATCTGTTGCCGCTTGCACATAAGCTTATTGCGGAAGTGGCTGAGGCTGGCTGGACGGATGCCGCAAATGACGAATGCTTGGCCCTGTGTCGTCGTCGCCAAGAAGTGGTGGATCCTGCATTAGCCTATCGTGATATTACTAACGCTTGGCAGCTGCGTACGCGTCAGCTAGCGTGTTTACAGAAACTGGCTGAGTGGCGCATCAATCAAGCTAGACAGCGTGACATGGCGGTTAATTTCGTGGTACGTGAAGAGAACCTGTGGCAGGTTGCGCGCTATCTACCGACCTCTCAAGGCGAACTAGGCGAGCTGGGGTTGAGTGGCCCTGAGATCCGTTTCCACGGTAAAACGCTGGTGGCTATGGTAGCTGAGTCTGCCAATATCCCTGAGTCTGAATGGCCACAGCCGGTTGAACGATTGGTTGATCACAGTGGCTATAAGCATGCATTTAAAGAGCTAAAAGCCGTAGTGCAAAACGCGGCCGAACGTAGCGGATTAACGGCGGAACTGATCGCTTCGCGTAGACAAATAAACGCACTGCTAAGCTGGCACTGGAAGCTGAAAGCAGAACAGCCAGATTTACTTGTAGGCTGGAGAGCGGATTTGCTTGGCGAGCAGGTTAGGGCCATTTTGGCTACCTTGTGA
- the fadD gene encoding long-chain-fatty-acid--CoA ligase FadD yields the protein MEKVWLKRYPADVPAEIDPDQYTSLVEMFEQSVARFADQPAFINMGQVMTFRKLEERSRAFAAYLQNELGLKKGDRVALMMPNLLQYPIALFGVLRAGMVVVNVNPLYTPRELEHQLNDSGASAIVIVSNFAHTLEKVVFNTQVKHVILTRMGDQLSAAKGTLVNFVVKYIKRLVPKYNLPDAISFRSALQRGRRQQYIKPDITNNDLAFLQYTGGTTGVAKGAMLTHRNMQANLIQSRAAYGPLLNEGHELVVTALPLYHIFALTVNCLLFIEMGGCNLMITNPRDIPAVVKELSRYPFTALTGVNTLFNALLNNEDFRELDFSTLRLSVGGGMSVQRSVAEKWEKLTGRHLLEGYGLTECAPLVSGNPYDLKHYSGSIGLPVPSTDVRLVDDNGNEVPHGEAGELQVKGPQVMLGYWQRPEATDEILKDGWLSTGDVVTIDDEGFLRIVDRKKDMILVSGFNVYPNEIEEVVSMHDKVLECAAIGVPNGASGEMVKICVVKKDPSLTRDELIAHCRKHLTGYKVPKKVEFYDELPKSNVGKILRRKLREEQAASQESAV from the coding sequence TTGGAAAAGGTTTGGCTGAAACGATATCCGGCAGATGTCCCTGCGGAAATCGATCCTGATCAATACACCTCTCTGGTGGAGATGTTCGAGCAGTCGGTGGCGCGTTTTGCTGACCAGCCTGCGTTCATCAACATGGGGCAGGTGATGACCTTCCGTAAGCTTGAAGAGCGCAGCCGTGCATTTGCGGCCTATTTGCAAAATGAGCTAGGGCTGAAGAAGGGCGACCGCGTTGCGCTGATGATGCCTAATCTGCTGCAATATCCGATCGCGCTGTTTGGTGTGCTACGCGCCGGAATGGTTGTGGTTAACGTTAACCCGCTTTACACCCCGCGAGAATTAGAACATCAGCTGAATGACAGCGGTGCGAGCGCGATTGTGATCGTCTCTAACTTTGCGCATACGCTGGAGAAAGTCGTCTTTAATACGCAGGTGAAGCATGTCATTTTGACCCGTATGGGCGATCAGCTGTCGGCGGCAAAAGGGACGTTGGTAAACTTTGTGGTGAAGTATATTAAGCGGCTGGTGCCCAAATATAACTTGCCCGATGCGATTTCTTTCCGCTCGGCGTTACAACGTGGGCGGCGCCAACAGTACATCAAGCCAGATATCACCAATAATGACCTCGCATTTTTGCAATACACCGGCGGTACTACCGGCGTTGCGAAAGGCGCGATGCTAACGCATCGAAATATGCAGGCTAATCTGATCCAATCGCGTGCGGCATATGGCCCATTGCTGAATGAAGGCCATGAGTTGGTGGTGACGGCGCTGCCGCTTTACCACATTTTTGCTTTAACCGTGAACTGCCTGCTGTTTATTGAGATGGGTGGCTGCAATCTGATGATCACCAACCCACGCGATATTCCTGCCGTGGTGAAAGAGCTCAGCCGCTATCCATTTACGGCGTTAACGGGTGTGAATACGCTGTTTAATGCGTTGCTGAATAACGAAGATTTCCGTGAATTGGATTTCTCCACGTTACGCTTGTCTGTCGGCGGCGGGATGTCAGTTCAGCGTTCGGTAGCCGAAAAATGGGAAAAATTAACCGGACGCCATTTGCTGGAAGGATATGGATTAACGGAGTGCGCGCCATTGGTTTCTGGCAATCCGTACGACCTGAAGCACTATAGCGGCAGCATCGGCCTTCCGGTTCCTTCTACCGATGTGCGTTTGGTCGATGATAATGGCAATGAAGTCCCACACGGTGAAGCAGGGGAACTGCAGGTGAAAGGGCCACAGGTTATGCTTGGTTACTGGCAGCGTCCTGAGGCGACCGACGAAATTCTTAAAGACGGTTGGCTATCTACCGGCGATGTTGTCACCATTGATGACGAGGGCTTCTTACGCATTGTCGATCGCAAAAAAGATATGATATTAGTATCTGGTTTCAATGTTTATCCGAATGAAATCGAAGAAGTGGTCTCAATGCATGATAAAGTGCTTGAGTGCGCGGCAATCGGTGTTCCAAACGGGGCTTCAGGCGAGATGGTTAAAATCTGCGTTGTGAAGAAAGATCCCTCTCTGACTCGCGATGAGCTGATTGCACACTGTCGTAAGCATCTCACGGGCTATAAAGTTCCTAAGAAGGTGGAGTTTTACGATGAGTTGCCAAAGTCTAACGTAGGGAAAATCCTACGCAGAAAATTGCGTGAGGAGCAAGCGGCCTCGCAGGAAAGCGCCGTATAG
- the minD gene encoding septum site-determining protein MinD — MARIIVVTSGKGGVGKTTSSAAIATGLAQKGKKTVVIDFDIGLRNLDLIMGCERRVVYDFVNVIQGDATLNQALIKDKRTENLYILPASQTRDKDALTHEGVEKVLNDLGTMDFDFIVCDSPAGIETGALMALYFADEAIITTNPEVSSVRDSDRILGILASKSRRAEKGEDPIKEHLLLTRYNPGRVSRGDMLSMEDVLDILRIPLVGVIPESPSVLRASNQGEPVILDKESDAGQAYQDMVDRLLGEERAFRFVEEEKKGFLKRLFGG, encoded by the coding sequence ATGGCACGCATTATTGTTGTTACATCCGGTAAAGGGGGCGTTGGTAAAACCACATCTAGCGCAGCCATCGCTACCGGTTTGGCCCAAAAAGGTAAAAAGACCGTTGTTATCGACTTTGATATCGGTCTGCGTAATCTAGACCTGATCATGGGCTGTGAGCGTCGTGTGGTGTATGATTTTGTTAACGTGATTCAAGGTGATGCCACTCTTAATCAGGCGTTAATCAAAGATAAGCGTACAGAAAACCTCTACATTCTCCCGGCCTCACAAACTCGCGACAAAGATGCCTTAACGCACGAAGGCGTTGAGAAGGTCTTAAACGATCTCGGCACGATGGACTTTGACTTTATCGTCTGTGATTCACCAGCAGGTATCGAAACTGGCGCACTAATGGCGCTGTATTTCGCTGATGAAGCCATCATTACCACTAACCCAGAAGTGTCGTCTGTACGTGACTCTGACCGCATCCTCGGCATTTTGGCGTCAAAATCTCGCCGTGCAGAAAAAGGCGAAGATCCAATCAAAGAGCATCTGCTGCTGACTCGCTACAACCCAGGCCGCGTGAGCCGTGGTGACATGCTGAGCATGGAAGATGTGTTAGATATTCTGCGCATCCCGTTGGTTGGCGTGATCCCAGAAAGCCCATCCGTACTGCGCGCATCAAACCAAGGCGAACCTGTTATACTGGATAAAGAGTCAGACGCCGGTCAGGCTTACCAAGACATGGTCGATCGCTTGCTGGGCGAAGAACGTGCATTCCGATTTGTTGAAGAAGAGAAAAAAGGCTTCCTGAAACGCCTGTTCGGGGGATAA